TCCGACGGGGGTGTGGGGTTTCGCGCTAAACCGGTCGATGCGCGCAACCCGACCCACAAGTCTTGATTGCGGCAGGCGCGTGGGCCTGCCGATCAAATCAACTGATGTCGGTTTTCTTAGTCCCTCGCTTGGCTCAGGACCGGCGGAACCCGACCTACTAGATCACGTTCGTCTCAACCTGCAGTTCGCCCTTGGCGAAGCGCTCGGGGCTGAGATCAGAGATATCGACCGATGGTTCCTGTCCGGTGATTATCTGCGAGGACACCAACCCCGCCGCCGGGGCGTGCATCATGCCGTGACCCGAAAACCCGGCCACATGAAACAGCCCCTCGACAGCCGGTTCAAATCCGATTATGGCGCGGTGGTCGGGTGTGGTTTCGTAGAGCCCGGCCCACTGGTTGGCGATTTCCGCAGTCTCCAATTGGGGTATGCGGTCCAGCGCCTTTTCGAGAATGGTGTCAGTGTAGTTGGGGTCAATCGAGATATCGAACGACGGTTTTACATCGGGATCAGCCCAGCCGAGCAGCAGCCCCTTGGACTCCTTGTGCGTGTACAGGCCCGAAGCGACATCGACCACCATGGGAAAATACGGCTTAACGAAATCAAGCTCGCCGGTAGTCACGCATTGCCGTCGCACCGGCGCGACTTTCAGATCGACCCCAACCATGCGCCCAATCTGCGATGCAAACGCGCCGGTGGCGTTCACCACGACACCGCAAGTGATATTGCCGCGATTGGTAAGCACATCGGTAACCCGGCCCGCGGTCACATTGAGTCCCGTGACCTCCGTTTCCAGTTCTATCTCGACGCCCATCTTGCGCGCCGCTTTTTCATACCCGGCGAGGAACTCGTACGGATCGGCCAGGCCGTCGTCGTGGCAGAAAGTGGCCATCATGACATCGTCAAGCCGAACATGCGGGGCGTATTGCGGGATATCGGCTGGTTTGAGGATTTCGACGTTCAAGCCCAGGGAGCGTTGCAGAGCGACGCTCTGCTTGAATTTATCAACGTCTTCATCCCGGGTCAGCAGAAACATGTAGCCTACCTGGTCGAACAGGGCGTCCTGACCAGTGTCCTCTTTGAAGCGGCAGAACAACTTCTCGGACAGCATGGACATTTCGATGTTTACCTTGTTCGAAAACTGCGCTCTGATCCCACCGGCCGCCTTTGATGTCGAATGACTGCCTGCGAGGGGTTCTTTTTCGAGAAGAACGATCCGACCGTACCTGGCCCGGGCGAGATAGAAAGCGGTCGCCATACCGATTATGCCGCCGCCGATTATAACTGCATCCGCTTTGGTCCGCACATTACGCCTCGTGAAGTGTCATTCTTAGCCGCCATAGCGCGCTTTGGGCCAAATTTAGCCAATCATCAGGGATAGTCAAGGGATTGTACCTGAGGGGCCACCAACCCATGCGTGGTGGATGTCCTCATCAACTACGACCTATGAGATCATCGTAGGTCAAAACCCCTGAGTCTCACGCCGTGGGCGTGAGACGTGGTTTTGACAAGCGCGCATAAGGAATGTCGAAACCGCGGGGGTTTCGACCTACTTTCTCAGAGACGTATCTTGTTGTAGAATATCGTGATCGACTGTAAATTAGAGCATGGCCCTGCCCCCCAAGCTGCGATCCGATCTGGTATCATCGGCGTCTGAGATCGACGGCGCGACGGTCTACACGGTCAAGGACCCGATCGGCGGCAACTACTTCCGATTCCGCGAACCGGAACACTGGCTGATTCACCAGTTCGACGGCCGTTTGACTCCCGACGAGATCGCCGCTCGATTCAGAGACAAGTTCAATCTGAACATCATGAGTGCCGATGTCGCCCAATTCGCACTGGTCTTGGATAAACTGCTGTTTCTCGAAAACAGCCGCTCCGAGCAGGCGCTCAGCCAGGCGGGCAGGGCTGCCACACAGGAGAGGTCGCTGTGGAGCAGAATCCTCTATGTTCAAATCCGGGCGTTTAAGCCGGGACGGTTTCTTGATTGGCTCAGCAAAATCAGCCGACCGTTTTCTCGGCCGTTCTGGTTCGTTATTCAGGGAGCGCTGATTCTCACGGGCCTGGTGCTGCTCGTTGCCGATCTCGATGCGTTCGCGGTCAACCTGTCCCAGTTCTGGAATGTCGGCTCGCTTGGATTGCTCCTGCTGTCGCTGTTCATTCTCGTAACTCTCCATGAATTCGGCCATGCGGTGGTCTGCCGGCTCTACGGGGGAGAGGTGCGCGAGATCGGTTTTCTGCTGCTCTATTTCCAGCCCGGTTTCTACTGCGACCTGTCCGACGCCTGGCTCTTTCCTAAAAAATCCCAGCGGCTCGGGGTCACACTGGCGGGACCGTACGTGCAACTAATGCTGCTGGCGGGATCGGTAATCGTTTGGCGGCTGTCCGTTCCGGGTATGTTTCTCAATGATCTTGCCTGGATGCTGGTCACGGTCAACTGGATCAACTTTCTGTTCAACTTCAATCCGCTGATCAAGCTCGACGGCTACTTCCTGCTTTCGGACTTGGTCGATATCCCCAACTTGCGCCAAAAAGCGTTCGCCTATCTGGGCAACGTCGTGCAGCGTCGAATCCTGGGCTGGCCGGTTGAGTCGCTTGTCCATGATTCCCGCCACCGTCGGATATACATACTCTACGGCCTGACCGCCCTGGTTTACTCCGCTTTACTGCTGGGGTTCGTTTTCTCACTGGTATCGGCGTTCCTTATGGCCCAGGTCGGCCCCGCCGGTCTGGTCTTGTTGATTGGCGTTTTACTCTTTATATTGAGGTCGGCGCTCCGCTCACTGGCAAGGGGCGCGGTCACGCATCTTCGATATATGAAGCGACTGCTCAAACAACCTCTGAAACTGGCGGGCTACCTGGTAGTTTCCGCCGGGGTGCTGGTGGTCGGGCTGGCGGTGCCGATGCCGCACCGGGTTTCCGGCGAGGTGCTGGTTCGGCCGATTGCCGTGTTCACGGTCCGGCTCAACGAATTCGGCGTGCTGGAAAAAATCACCCGCCTCGGCGGCGAATCGCCGGAAACCAAAACCAATATCCTCCAGTTAGCCACCACCGACATGGCCGCCCTTCAAGTGGTGCCGATAGTCCACGATGGTCAACTGGTAACCGCGGGTGACACGATTGCCGCGGTGACATCAAACCAGATCACGCGCGAGATAGAGTCCGGCCAGGCCGAGCTCGAAAGACTCCGGGGCGAACTGGCGCTGCTCAAAGCGCCGCCGAAGAAACAGGAAATCGACGAGGCCAAGGCGCGCATCAACGCCGCCAAGGCAACGCTGCAGCAGTACAAACGCGAGCGGGATCGCATCAAGTCACTGGTGGAAAACAACCTCGAGGCGCGGGAGCGTCTCGAATCAAGCCAGTCCCAGGTCGAGATTGCCGAGGCCGAGGTCACCCGCTGGCAGTCCGCCCTGAACCTGCTGACTGCACCGCCCCGCGCCGAGGAAGAGGAGGTTGTCCTCAGGCAGATTCAGAAGCAGGAGGCGCAGCTCGCCTTTCTGATGGAGCAGTCCTCGGCGGCCAGTATCACGTCGCCGATCAGCGGGGCGGCGTCGGTGTCGGGCCGCGATGGTGCTATTGTCACTATTGCCGCATGCGACCCGGTGGAACTGCTGGTGCCAGTCTCCGATTTTGATTTACCGCGAGTCACACTTGGCCAGAGCGTGCAGGTCAAAGTTCGTTCCTTCCCTAATCGCACGTTTGCCGGCACGGTGGTCCGCCTTCCCAAAGCCGCCGATGCCACGACGACGACCCGTGAAACCGCCAACCCTGCGGCCAACGCGGCGGCAAACGCGACGGGGATTTTCCCGGTGACGGTGCTTGTCGAGAACCGTGACGGCCTTCTGTGCGACGGCATGTCCGGCTACGCGAAGATCGAGACCGGCAAGTCATCGCTGGTCACTCTCGGCTTCCGCAAAGTGTACCAGAACCTCCGTGTTGAGTTCTGGTCGTGGTGGTAAGCCGCGGTGTGCGAATCGTCGTGTGTGACCGCGCACGATGGATGATCCCAAATCCGGAAAAAATTTCCAAAACCGCTAAAGTCTTCCTATCGCACCGCAAAAAAGATGATTCAAGTCGGCGATTGCCTATTGACTAGCGGAGGGTGCGGTCGTATTATAACCGTGGTTGTGTGTGATCTCGATGGTCACACCCCCCTCTTGATTGAGGGGAGTCCTCTACTGTAAGTAAAAGGAGGTGAGTGCATGACGGACTACAAACTGAACGTAGAGGTGCTGGAAGCCCGTATCGCTCCGATTGGCTTGAGCCTGGGCGGCCAGTAGTCTTTGCGAAGTAGTTTTCGCGGTTAGGGCAGGCTCTATCGGCCTGCCCTTTCCTTTTGTCCCAGCCTGCTTCCCAGTGCTTTGATCTCCGCCGCCAGCGAGACGACCATCGGCCGTCCGAGAAACAAACTGCGATCAGTCACATCGTCTATAGTATCGGCAA
This DNA window, taken from Candidatus Zixiibacteriota bacterium, encodes the following:
- a CDS encoding site-2 protease family protein → MALPPKLRSDLVSSASEIDGATVYTVKDPIGGNYFRFREPEHWLIHQFDGRLTPDEIAARFRDKFNLNIMSADVAQFALVLDKLLFLENSRSEQALSQAGRAATQERSLWSRILYVQIRAFKPGRFLDWLSKISRPFSRPFWFVIQGALILTGLVLLVADLDAFAVNLSQFWNVGSLGLLLLSLFILVTLHEFGHAVVCRLYGGEVREIGFLLLYFQPGFYCDLSDAWLFPKKSQRLGVTLAGPYVQLMLLAGSVIVWRLSVPGMFLNDLAWMLVTVNWINFLFNFNPLIKLDGYFLLSDLVDIPNLRQKAFAYLGNVVQRRILGWPVESLVHDSRHRRIYILYGLTALVYSALLLGFVFSLVSAFLMAQVGPAGLVLLIGVLLFILRSALRSLARGAVTHLRYMKRLLKQPLKLAGYLVVSAGVLVVGLAVPMPHRVSGEVLVRPIAVFTVRLNEFGVLEKITRLGGESPETKTNILQLATTDMAALQVVPIVHDGQLVTAGDTIAAVTSNQITREIESGQAELERLRGELALLKAPPKKQEIDEAKARINAAKATLQQYKRERDRIKSLVENNLEARERLESSQSQVEIAEAEVTRWQSALNLLTAPPRAEEEEVVLRQIQKQEAQLAFLMEQSSAASITSPISGAASVSGRDGAIVTIAACDPVELLVPVSDFDLPRVTLGQSVQVKVRSFPNRTFAGTVVRLPKAADATTTTRETANPAANAAANATGIFPVTVLVENRDGLLCDGMSGYAKIETGKSSLVTLGFRKVYQNLRVEFWSWW
- a CDS encoding FAD-binding oxidoreductase, with protein sequence MRTKADAVIIGGGIIGMATAFYLARARYGRIVLLEKEPLAGSHSTSKAAGGIRAQFSNKVNIEMSMLSEKLFCRFKEDTGQDALFDQVGYMFLLTRDEDVDKFKQSVALQRSLGLNVEILKPADIPQYAPHVRLDDVMMATFCHDDGLADPYEFLAGYEKAARKMGVEIELETEVTGLNVTAGRVTDVLTNRGNITCGVVVNATGAFASQIGRMVGVDLKVAPVRRQCVTTGELDFVKPYFPMVVDVASGLYTHKESKGLLLGWADPDVKPSFDISIDPNYTDTILEKALDRIPQLETAEIANQWAGLYETTPDHRAIIGFEPAVEGLFHVAGFSGHGMMHAPAAGLVSSQIITGQEPSVDISDLSPERFAKGELQVETNVI